The window CTACGGGCGGCGACACCTTCCTCGGCGGCGTGGACTTCGACAACCGGATCATCGACTTCGTGCTCGCGCGCGCGAAGGAGGAGCTGAAGCTCGACCTCGCCGAGGATCCACAGGCGCTGCAGCGCATCAAGGGCGCGGCCGAGTCGGCGAAGATTGATTTGTCGCTGATTCCGAACGTGACCATCGAGCTGCCGGGCATCGCCGAGCGTCGCGGCCGCTTCGTCGACCTGCGCGTGCCGCTCACCCGCGACGAGCTCAACCGGCTCACGGCGGATCTCGTGGGCCGCACCTTCGCGCTCTGCGACCAGGTGCTCAGCGAGAAGGGGCTCACGCCTGCAGACATCGGCGAGATCATCCTCGTGGGCGGCCAGAGCCGCATGCCGCTGGTGCAGCAGGAGATCCAGCGGCACTTCGGCAAGCCGCCGCGCAAGGGCGTGCACCCCGACGAGTGTGTCGCGCTCGGCGCCGCGCTGCTGGCGGAGTCGCTCGGCACCGCGGACTCGGTGACGCTCATCGACGTGCTCTCGATGCCGATTGGCATCGCGCTGCCGAACGGGCGCTTCCGCCGCATCGTGGACAAGAACGCGCCGATTCCGATGACCAAGAGCTTCCGGCTGCCCGCGCCGCGCGAGCCCGGCGCCACGGTCATCGAGATGGACATCTACCAGGGCGACTCCGAGTACATCGTGGACAATGAGTTCCTGGGCTCGCTCCGGGTGCCCGCCAGCGCCGCGGGCCGGCGCATCGACTTCAAGCTCAACGAAGAGTGCCTGCTCACCGTCTTCGTCGAGACGGCCGATCGGGGCGTGCAGCAGGTCGAGCTCGCGACGCGCGACACGCCCGCGCAGCTCAAGGCCGCGCTCGCGAAGGAAGAGGCCGAGCGGCAGTCGCAGGCCGAGCAGCTTGGACCGGAGCCCGAGCGCGGCGGCATCTTCAGCTCGATTCGGCGCATCTGGGGTGGCAACTAGCGCTTCGCGCGGTGGCTGGCGGCTCGTGGCTGGTGGCTTGTTGGAGTGACGATGGCCGTTTTCCCGAGCGAGGCCTGGTGCAAAGAGGTCATCCGCCTGGCGGAGGCCGATCCCGAGCTCGCCCAGGCCAGCCAGGGCTGGAAGGGCGACTTCTGTGTGGTGATGCTCGCCCAGCCGCCACACCTGCCCGAGCCGTTCTGCATCCACCTCCGGCCCGAGGGCGCGCGCATCGCCGAGTTCCGCGTCCTCGATGATCCCGACGAGGCCGAGGAGATTCAGCCCGCGTACCTGGCGCGCGCACCGTACGGCGTGTGGAAGGGCCTGCTGCGCGGCGAGCTGGATCCGGTCGAAGCGGTGCTGCGGCGACAGGTGAAGGTCGAGGGCGACGTGCAGCCGCTCATCGAGCGCGCGCGATTCAAGGGCATCATCGATCGGGTGCTGGGCCAGATTTCGACGACGTTCATCGACGAGGAGGGCAAATGAGTATCCTCAAGGACCTGCGCGGCCGCGCCATGGA of the Deltaproteobacteria bacterium genome contains:
- a CDS encoding Hsp70 family protein — its product is MSEKKRIVGIDLGTTNTCVAYVRNRIPKVVPTDRGNLILPSVVALTPKGDMVVGGVAKDQMVVNPRNTIYGAKRLIGRKYDSKVVQQLKGYYSYEITSNENGDAAVTLGDKTYSLPQISAFVLGHVKTMAEQFLGGPIEEAVISVPAYYNDNQRNAVKQAGKMAGFDVKRIVNEPTAAALAYGFSRGLKQKVLVYDLGGGTFDVSVLQLHDTVFEVLATGGDTFLGGVDFDNRIIDFVLARAKEELKLDLAEDPQALQRIKGAAESAKIDLSLIPNVTIELPGIAERRGRFVDLRVPLTRDELNRLTADLVGRTFALCDQVLSEKGLTPADIGEIILVGGQSRMPLVQQEIQRHFGKPPRKGVHPDECVALGAALLAESLGTADSVTLIDVLSMPIGIALPNGRFRRIVDKNAPIPMTKSFRLPAPREPGATVIEMDIYQGDSEYIVDNEFLGSLRVPASAAGRRIDFKLNEECLLTVFVETADRGVQQVELATRDTPAQLKAALAKEEAERQSQAEQLGPEPERGGIFSSIRRIWGGN
- a CDS encoding SCP2 sterol-binding domain-containing protein → MAVFPSEAWCKEVIRLAEADPELAQASQGWKGDFCVVMLAQPPHLPEPFCIHLRPEGARIAEFRVLDDPDEAEEIQPAYLARAPYGVWKGLLRGELDPVEAVLRRQVKVEGDVQPLIERARFKGIIDRVLGQISTTFIDEEGK